The following is a genomic window from Paenibacillus sp. FSL R5-0766.
CTTAGTGAACCGCCATGAAGTTTCAGCTTCTGCCCGATTTCTTCCAGCATGTTCTTTTTACCATCCATACCTACACAGTCGATAACAACATCGGTTCCGCCTTGTGTAATCTCGCGAATGTGCTCACCCATATCATCGTAATCTTCGAAATTAAAGATCTCTGCATCGTTCAAACGTTTGGCTTTCTCCAGTCGATAGGGCAGGCGATCCACAGCAATAACGCGTTTGGCACCTTTCATCCATGCGAACTTCTGTGTCATCAGCCCAATTGGACCACTTCCGAGTACAGTGACTGTATCTCCCGGTTTAACTCCTGCATTCTCGACGCTCCAGTAAGCGGTTGGAAGAACATCGGACAGGAACAATAGGGCTTCATCTTCCAGTTCACAGGATTCCGGAATCACAAACGGAGTGAAGTTCCCGTAGGGAACACGCAATAATTCTGCCTGACCTCCGGGGTGATTTCCGTAGCGTTCGGTGAACCCAAAATAACCCCCTGTATGAATATCCGGATTGCCATTGGAATGATCGCACTGGCTCTCCATGTCATGATTGCAATAGAAGCATTCACCACAAGCGATGTTAAAAGGCAGGACCACACGGTCCCCCTTCTTCACACGTGTCACTTCCGGACCTACTTCTTCTACTATGCCCATCGGTTCATGACCGATAACGTAATCTTTGGCAGCAGGCAAGGCTCCCTGATAAATATGCAAATCGGATCCACATATAGCTGTGGAAGTTATACGAACGATAATGTCATCCTTCTGTTGCAGTTTGGGATCTTCAACCTCTTTGACTTGAATGTCCTTGATTCCCTGAAACGTAACGGCTCTCATCTTTCATATTCCTCCTTATTATAGTGGGATTCTCTGACAATTACCCCTTTTCAGCATAAATGATAGACATACATACTAATTTAAACGACGGGCCATTTTACTTTACGCAACGCATCAAGCAACTCAGGTGGCGCATTAAGATTATCACGGACCAGATCCCGCGGGGTTAACGCCATCCACTGATTCAGCGATACATCCTCGAATCGATCACTTCGGAATATTTCCAAAAACCATAAAGTGTCTGTGCCGGTATTCTGTATATAGTGTCCCATGGCGACAGGAACATATCCGACATCTCCAGCCCGATAGTCAAATGTGCGAGCAATGC
Proteins encoded in this region:
- a CDS encoding zinc-dependent alcohol dehydrogenase, producing the protein MRAVTFQGIKDIQVKEVEDPKLQQKDDIIVRITSTAICGSDLHIYQGALPAAKDYVIGHEPMGIVEEVGPEVTRVKKGDRVVLPFNIACGECFYCNHDMESQCDHSNGNPDIHTGGYFGFTERYGNHPGGQAELLRVPYGNFTPFVIPESCELEDEALLFLSDVLPTAYWSVENAGVKPGDTVTVLGSGPIGLMTQKFAWMKGAKRVIAVDRLPYRLEKAKRLNDAEIFNFEDYDDMGEHIREITQGGTDVVIDCVGMDGKKNMLEEIGQKLKLHGGSLSAIEIGMKAIRKFGTLQLTGVYGSSYNMFPLGNLFERNINLKMGQAPVIHYMPELFRKITAGEFDPTEIISHRISLENASDAYRIFNDHEDECTKVILKP